The following coding sequences lie in one Rhea pennata isolate bPtePen1 chromosome 10, bPtePen1.pri, whole genome shotgun sequence genomic window:
- the CTXN2 gene encoding cortexin-2, with product MMSSNYCSNSSASMSVNEMSAFPLTLEQKTGFAFVGILCVFLGLLIIRCFKILLDPYSSMPSSTWEDEVEGLDKGTFEYALA from the coding sequence ATGATGAGCAGTAATTACTGCAGCAACTCTTCAGCCAGCATGAGTGTCAACGAAATGTCTGCCTTCCCTCTGACTTTAGAGCAAAAAACTGGCTTTGCCTTTGTGGGGATTTTATGTGTTTTCTTGGGACTTCTAATTATCAGATGCTTCAAAATCTTGCTAGACCCTTACAGTAGCATGCCTTCTTCTACCTGGGAAGATGAAGTTGAGGGGTTGGATAAAGGGACATTTGAATATGCTCTTGCA
- the MYEF2 gene encoding myelin expression factor 2, with protein sequence MAENDKPEAAAAAPPPRGAEEAAASQPPPQQQQPAPPLQQPPQQPPQDEAAATTTTTATESGGGSANGVKMDNDETAKEEKALVKEKYVPKPKAIPSLGNKNRFHPYSKDKNVGTGEKKTINRNRVFISNIPYDMKWQAIKDLMREKVGEVTYVELFKDAEGKSRGCGVVEFKDEEFVKKALETMNKYDLSGRPLNIKEDPDGEHARRALQRVGGQFPGGHGPDMTPGLMNLPPSILNNPNIPPEVISNLQAGRLGSTIFVANLDFKVGWKKLKEVFSIAGTVKRADIKEDKDGKSRGMGTVTFEQAIEAVQAISMFNGQFLFDRPMHVKMDDKSIPHEDFRVADSKTPQLPRGLGGIGMGLGPGGQPISATQLSMGGAMGNIGPGGIGMDGPGFGGMNRIGGGLAGFRGMEGMANMGGFGVSRMGEMFRGGIGGNMDRDFGRSDMALNRGFGDSFGRMGVGMGGMSSMPGGMGVGMDRMSSGFDRIRPAMGGGLDRNIDMDRGFMAGPMGGGMRERLGSKGNQIFVRNLPFDLTWQKLKEKFSQCGHVMFAEIKMENGKSKGCGTVRFDSPESAEKACRIMNGIKISGREIDVRLDRNA encoded by the exons ATGGCGGAGAACGACAAGCCCGAggctgcggcggccgcgccgccgccgcggggcgccgaggAGGCCGCCGCCAgccagccgccgccgcagcagcAACAACCGGCGCCGCCACTACAGCAGCCGCCACAACAACCGCCGCAGGACGAGGCGGCGGCGACGACGACGACGACAGCCACCGAGagcggcgggggcagcgctAATGGCGTCAAAAT ggATAATGATGAGacagcaaaagaagagaaagcacttGTGAAAGAGAAGTATGTTCCAAAACCAAAGGCAATCCCTTCTCTTGGAAACAAGAATAGATTCCATCCCTATTCAAAAGACAAGAATGTGGGcactggagagaagaaaactatCAATCGTAATAGAGTTTTCATTAGCAACATCCCGTATGACATGAAATGGCAAGCTATTAAAGATCTTATGAGAGAGAAAG TTGGTGAGGTTACATACGTGGAGCTGTTTAAGGATGCTGAAGGAAAATCAAGG GGTTGTGg TGTGGTTGAATTCAAAGATGAAGAATTTGTTAAGAAAGCATTAGAAACTATGAACAAATATGATCTTAGTGGAAGACCCCTGAATATTAAAGAG GATCCTGATGGTGAACATGCTCGTAGGGCACTACAGCGTGTAGGAGGACAGTTTCCGGGAGGACATGGACCTGATATGACACCTGGATTAATGAATTTACCACCCTCTATTCTCAATAATCCAAACATTCCTCCTGAGGTTATCAGTAacttgcaggcaggcaggcttGGGTCCACTATTTTTGTTGCTAAT CTTGACTTCAAAGTTGGCTGGAAGAAACTGAAGGAGGTGTTCAGCATTGCTGGAACTGTAAAACGTGCAGACATCAAAGAAGACAAAGATGGCAAGAGTCGAGGAATGGGAACAGTTACATTTGAACAAGCAATTGAAGCTGTTCAAGCAATAT CTATGTTCAATGGACAGTTCTTGTTTGATAGACCCATGCATGTAAAAATG gatGACAAATCAATTCCTCATGAGGACTTCCGTGTTGCAGACAGCAAGACTCCACAGTTACCTC gtggTCTTGGTGGCATTGGTATGGGACTTGGACCAGGTGGACAGCCCATCAGTGCGACACAATTGAGCATGGGCGGTGCAATGGGCAATATAGGTCCAGGAG GTATAGGAATGGATGGTCCAGGATTTGGTGGAATGAACCGAATAGGAGGCG GGCTTGCTGGCTTTCGTGGAATGGAAGGGATGGCTAATATGGGAGGATTTGGAGTCAGCCGAATGGGAG AAATGTTTCGTGGTGGAATAGGAGGAAATATGGACAGAGATTTTGGGCGTAGTGACATGGCACTGAACCGTGGCTTTGGAGATTCTTTTGGAAGAATGG GTGTTGGAATGGGTGGTATGAGCAGTATGCCTGGCGGAATGGGAGTAGGGATGGATCGGATGAGTTCTGGTTTTGATCGAATACGACCAGCTATGGGTGGAGGCCTGGACAGGAACATCGATATGGATCGAGGATTTATGGCTGGCCCAATGGGAGGTGGCATGAGAGAGAGATTAGGCTCTAAAGGCAACCAGATATTTGTCAGAAAT CTTCCTTTTGACTTGACTTGGCAGAAGCTAAAGGAGAAATTCAGTCAATGTG GTCATGTAatgtttgcagaaataaaaatggagaacGGAAAATCAAAAGGCTGTGGAACAGTCAGATTTGACTCACCAGAATCTGCTGAAAAAGCCTGTAGAATAATGAATGGCATAAAAATCAGTGGCAGAGAAATTGATGTACGCTTGGATCGCAATGCATAA
- the SLC24A5 gene encoding sodium/potassium/calcium exchanger 5 yields MRAGGGGRRRRAVLLLAAALAACEAPPRAARAQRLGAGADAGNGTSCVLSSSSEFPEGFFTPQERKDGGIVIYFIIILYMFLAVSIVCDDYFLPSLEIISECLGLSQDVAGATFMAAGSSAPELVTAFLGVFVTKGDIGVSTILGSAVYNLLGICAACGLFSSVVSRLSCWPLFRDCLAYTVSVVAVLVMISDNRIYWYESASLLFIYGCYILVLCFDIKISQYIMKKFSPCCTCFAKAMEENAEQQPLVGWREDSRPLIRQQSRKDSGIFQDELDYSQLTTSLHGLDEISEDHPSIFTMPEADMKRILWVLSLPVITLLYLTIPDCRRQFWRNWFMVTFLFSAAWISAMTYVLVWMITIAGETLGVPESIMGLTLLAAGTSVPDTVASVLVAQKGNGDMAMSNIVGSNVFDMLCLGIPWFIKTAFINTSGPIEVNSSGLTYTAISLICSVVFIFLAVHLNGWKIDKKLGAICLLLYLLFTVLSILYELGIIGNNPTRVCGN; encoded by the exons atgcgggcgggcggcggcgggcggcggcggcgggcggtgctgctgctggcggcggcgctggcggcctgtgaggcgccgccgcgcgccgcgcggGCCCAGCGCCTCGGCGCAGGCGCGGACGCAG GGAACGGGACGAGCTGCGTCCTCTCCTCTTCGTCGGAGTTTCCCGAGGGATTTTTTACACCGCAGGAGAGGAAGGACGGAGGAATCGTTATCTATTTCATAATTATACTTTACATGTTTCTGGCGGTGTCTATCGTGTGCGACGACTACTTCctgccttctctggagatcatcagcGAGT GCCTTGGCCTGTCCCAGGATGTTGCTGGAGCAACTTTTATGGCTGCTGGAAGCTCTGCACCAGAGCTTGTCACTGCTTTTCTAG GAGTCTTTGTGACAAAGGGAGATATTGGTGTTAGCACCATCCTTGGATCAGCAGTCTATAATCTTCTTGGTATTTGTGCAGCTTGTGGGCTGTTTTCTAGTGTG GTTTCAAGGCTATCCTGCTGGCCACTATTTAGAGACTGTCTGGCGTATACAGTTAGTGTAGTGGCGGTCCTTGTGATGATATCGGACAACAGAATTTACTG GTATGAAAGTGCTTccttattatttatatatggaTGTTATATTCTGGTACTGTGTTTTGACATTAAAATCAGTCAATATATCATGAAGAAGTTCAGTCCCTGCTGTACATGTTTTGCAAAAGCTATGGAAGAGAATGCGGAGCAGCAGCCACTAGTTGGATGGAGGGAAGACAGCAGACCCCTAATTCGTCAACAGTCAAGAAAAGATAGTGGAATTTTTCAAGATGAGCTGGACTACTCACAACTTACAACAAGTTTGCATGGGCTTGATGAAATCTCTGAAG ATCATCCAAGCATCTTTACCATGCCTGAAGCAGACATGAAGAGAATTTTGTGGGTGTTATCCCTTCCTGTTATTACACTACTCTATTTGACAATACCAGATTGCAGAAGACAATTTTGGAGGAACTGGTTCATggtgacatttttattttcagcagcatGGATTTCGGCAATGACTTATGTTCTTGTATGGATGATAACAATAGCAG GTGAAACACTGGGAGTTCCAGAGTCAATAATGGGCCTCACATTACTAGCAGCAGGAACAAGTGTACCAGATACAGTTGCAAGTGTGCTGGTGGCTCAAAAAG gaaaTGGAGATATGGCTATGTCTAACATTGTAGGATCCAATGTATTTGATATGCTGTGTTTGGGAATACCCTGGTTTATAAAAACTGCCTTCATAAATACATCAGGACCCATAGAAGTGAACAGCAGTGGTCTGACATATACAGCCATTTCTCTTATCTGCTcggttgtttttatttttcttgcagttcaCCTGAATGGCTGGAAAATAGATAAAAAACTGGGAGCAATTTGTCTTCTACTGTACTTACTATTTACTGTACTATCAATTTTATATGAACTTGGCATCATAGGGAATAATCCTACAAGGGTCTGTGGTAACTAG